From Ensifer sp. WSM1721, one genomic window encodes:
- the traD gene encoding type IV conjugative transfer system coupling protein TraD yields MARTMTSDARKKDTREKIELGGLIVKAGLRYQKRALLLGALIDLARRIEGDENERSRLTAIGLEAFANDDQ; encoded by the coding sequence ATGGCGAGGACGATGACATCCGACGCGCGCAAGAAGGATACGCGCGAAAAGATCGAGCTCGGCGGTCTGATCGTCAAGGCGGGCTTGCGCTACCAGAAGCGGGCACTGCTGCTCGGCGCGCTCATTGATCTCGCCCGCCGCATCGAGGGCGACGAGAACGAGCGTTCGCGACTCACGGCAATCGGCTTGGAGGCCTTCGCCAATGACGATCAATAG
- a CDS encoding type II toxin-antitoxin system prevent-host-death family antitoxin, whose amino-acid sequence MTRPSGSYSTSDLSRKSGDIIAEALRHPVTITQRNKPRLVLLNIDDYERLMRQSDARSVGTLETMPRELLDEFEAAVDTYAESDEVSR is encoded by the coding sequence ATGACCCGTCCCAGTGGTTCATATTCAACGAGCGACCTTTCCCGAAAATCCGGCGATATTATCGCGGAGGCCCTGCGGCATCCCGTGACGATCACACAGCGCAACAAGCCGCGCCTCGTGCTTCTCAACATCGATGACTATGAGCGGTTGATGCGGCAATCCGATGCGCGGTCGGTGGGCACGCTCGAAACCATGCCGCGCGAATTGCTCGACGAATTCGAGGCGGCGGTCGATACCTACGCCGAGAGCGACGAGGTTAGCCGATGA
- the traC gene encoding conjugal transfer protein TraC produces MKRPSSKIRDEIAKLQEQLKLAETREAERIGRIALKAGLGEIEIEEGELQAAFGDFANRFRAGKDATTGGKKGAGDSSGPASTAADTSGAAAGGTGEA; encoded by the coding sequence ATGAAAAGACCATCCTCGAAAATCCGCGATGAGATCGCCAAACTCCAGGAACAGCTCAAGCTTGCCGAGACCAGGGAAGCCGAGCGCATCGGCCGGATCGCGCTCAAGGCAGGCCTTGGCGAAATCGAGATCGAGGAAGGGGAGCTTCAGGCAGCGTTTGGGGACTTTGCAAACCGATTTCGCGCAGGGAAGGACGCTACGACCGGAGGGAAAAAAGGTGCCGGCGACAGCAGCGGACCGGCGTCGACCGCGGCGGACACATCTGGCGCGGCTGCGGGCGGGACTGGCGAGGCTTGA
- a CDS encoding WGR domain-containing protein, which translates to MISQPYHLYIERSDASRNMARYYAMSIERNLFGDVCLLRKWGRIGTRGQMMVHHFGREEEAVRLFLDLLRQKRKRGYRPRASMPI; encoded by the coding sequence ATGATCTCTCAGCCCTACCATCTCTATATCGAACGCTCCGATGCCTCGAGGAACATGGCCCGCTACTATGCCATGTCGATCGAACGGAACCTGTTCGGGGATGTCTGTCTGCTTCGGAAGTGGGGCCGCATTGGAACAAGGGGACAGATGATGGTGCATCATTTCGGGCGGGAAGAAGAAGCGGTTCGGCTGTTTCTCGATCTGCTGCGACAGAAACGAAAACGCGGTTATCGGCCGCGTGCGTCCATGCCGATATGA
- a CDS encoding DUF736 domain-containing protein: MATIGTFTATETGFSGSIRTLALNVKARIARIENPSDKGPHFRIYAGNVELGAAWQKRSEQTDRDYLSVKLDDPSFPAPIYATLAEVEGEDGYQLIWSRPNRD; the protein is encoded by the coding sequence ATGGCAACCATCGGCACCTTCACCGCTACCGAAACCGGCTTCTCCGGTTCGATCCGCACCCTCGCCCTCAACGTCAAGGCCCGCATCGCCCGCATCGAGAACCCCTCCGACAAGGGCCCGCACTTCCGCATCTACGCGGGCAACGTCGAGCTGGGTGCCGCCTGGCAGAAGCGCTCCGAGCAAACGGACCGCGACTACCTCTCTGTCAAGCTCGACGACCCGAGCTTCCCGGCACCGATCTACGCAACGCTCGCCGAGGTCGAAGGCGAGGACGGCTACCAGCTGATCTGGTCTCGCCCCAACCGGGATTGA
- the traG gene encoding Ti-type conjugative transfer system protein TraG, protein MTINRIALVVGPAALMILAVIGMTGIEQWLSGFGKTEAAQLAWGRAGIALPYVVSSAIGVIFLFATAGSISIKPAGWGVVAGSSVTILIAAIRETMRFSTFGMTLQAGKTLFAYLDPATSIGASAALLCACFALRVAWIGNAAFARAEPKRIQGKRALHGEADWLKLGEAAKLFPDAGGIVIGELYRVDKDSVGHQAFRADSAETWGAGGKSPLLCFDGSFGSSHGIVFAGSGGFKTTSVTIPTALKWGGALIVLDPSNEVAPMVSTHRGGAGRDVFVLDPRKPETGFNVLDWVGRFGGTKEEDIASVASWIMSDSGGARGVRDDFFRASALQLLTALIADVCLSGHTDEKDQTMRKVRKNLSEPEPTLRRRLQDIFDNSGSDFVKENVAAFVNMTPETFSGVYANAVKETHWLSYPNYAALVSGKKFSTSDIAVGNTDVFINIDLKTLETHAGLARVIIGSLLNAIYNRDGQIKGRALFLLDEVARLGYMRILETARDAGRKYGISLTMIYQSIGQMRETYGGRDAASKWFESASWISFAAINDPDTADYISKRCGMTTVEIDQLSRNSQSKGSSRTRSKQLAARPLIQPHEVLRMRADEQIVFTAGNAPLRCGRAIWFRREDMKACVGTNGFHKIQPARSGASKADAGK, encoded by the coding sequence ATGACGATCAATAGGATTGCGCTCGTTGTCGGGCCTGCGGCTTTGATGATCCTGGCCGTCATCGGAATGACCGGGATCGAGCAATGGCTTTCCGGTTTCGGAAAGACAGAAGCCGCGCAACTGGCATGGGGGCGGGCGGGCATCGCCTTGCCCTATGTGGTGAGTAGCGCGATCGGCGTCATCTTTCTGTTCGCGACCGCCGGCTCGATCAGCATCAAGCCGGCAGGTTGGGGCGTGGTTGCGGGGAGCAGCGTAACGATCCTGATCGCAGCCATCCGCGAAACGATGCGCTTTTCCACCTTCGGAATGACGCTCCAGGCCGGCAAGACGCTCTTTGCCTATCTCGATCCGGCAACGTCGATCGGGGCGAGTGCTGCGCTCCTGTGTGCCTGCTTCGCACTCCGCGTTGCGTGGATCGGCAACGCGGCATTCGCCAGGGCCGAACCGAAACGCATTCAGGGCAAGCGGGCGCTCCATGGCGAAGCGGATTGGTTGAAGCTTGGAGAAGCGGCAAAGCTGTTTCCAGACGCCGGCGGCATCGTCATCGGCGAGCTCTATCGGGTCGACAAGGACAGCGTAGGTCACCAAGCGTTTCGCGCCGACAGCGCGGAAACGTGGGGCGCCGGCGGCAAATCGCCCTTGCTGTGCTTCGATGGTTCGTTCGGCTCGTCGCACGGGATCGTCTTTGCCGGTTCCGGCGGGTTCAAGACGACGTCCGTGACGATCCCGACGGCGCTCAAGTGGGGCGGCGCGCTGATCGTGCTGGATCCGTCGAACGAAGTCGCACCGATGGTCTCAACGCATCGCGGCGGTGCGGGAAGGGACGTGTTCGTACTCGATCCGAGAAAACCGGAAACCGGCTTCAATGTGCTGGACTGGGTCGGTCGTTTCGGGGGAACGAAGGAAGAGGATATCGCCTCGGTCGCATCATGGATCATGAGCGACAGCGGCGGTGCGCGCGGTGTCCGCGACGATTTCTTTCGCGCATCGGCGCTGCAGTTGCTGACGGCACTCATCGCCGATGTCTGCCTGTCCGGTCACACGGATGAGAAGGACCAGACGATGCGCAAGGTGCGCAAGAATCTGTCGGAGCCCGAGCCGACCTTGCGCAGGCGGCTGCAGGACATCTTCGACAATTCGGGGTCGGATTTCGTGAAGGAAAACGTCGCTGCCTTCGTCAACATGACGCCGGAAACCTTCTCCGGCGTCTATGCCAATGCGGTGAAGGAAACGCACTGGCTTTCCTACCCGAACTATGCCGCACTCGTGTCTGGCAAGAAATTCTCGACCAGCGACATTGCGGTCGGAAACACGGACGTCTTCATCAATATCGATCTCAAGACATTGGAGACACATGCGGGTCTTGCGCGCGTCATAATCGGCTCGCTTCTCAATGCGATCTACAACCGTGACGGTCAGATCAAGGGGCGCGCGTTGTTTCTCCTCGATGAGGTCGCCCGCCTCGGCTACATGCGGATTCTGGAGACCGCACGCGACGCCGGCCGCAAGTACGGGATCTCACTGACAATGATCTACCAGTCGATCGGCCAGATGCGCGAAACCTACGGCGGCCGCGATGCGGCCAGCAAATGGTTCGAGAGCGCCAGCTGGATCTCGTTTGCCGCGATCAACGATCCGGACACGGCGGACTACATCTCGAAGCGCTGCGGCATGACTACGGTCGAGATCGACCAGTTGAGCCGAAATTCCCAATCGAAGGGATCGTCGCGGACGCGATCGAAGCAGCTCGCGGCCAGGCCACTGATCCAGCCGCACGAGGTTCTGCGTATGCGCGCCGATGAGCAGATCGTGTTTACGGCCGGGAATGCGCCGCTTCGGTGCGGCCGAGCGATCTGGTTCCGGCGTGAAGACATGAAGGCTTGTGTCGGCACGAACGGGTTTCACAAGATCCAGCCAGCGCGCAGTGGAGCGAGCAAGGCTGATGCAGGGAAATGA